In the Brachionichthys hirsutus isolate HB-005 chromosome 1, CSIRO-AGI_Bhir_v1, whole genome shotgun sequence genome, CATGGATGATGAGACCCACAATCACTGTGACCATATACATCCCCAGTTGCCTAGCAACCACCTCCAGGTCAGCGATGGAGATGATCTTTCCACAAATGAGGCAGGCGATACCAAGAGGGGAGTACCTGAAGATGGGCGGGACGTAGTCGTGATTAGACATGCGGTACTTCTGCGATGTACACAGGTAGCGAGTAACGCATCAACAGAACGTTATTGATCAACGTCCTGATCGACTCACCACATAATCGCACCGACAAGCTTCATGACGATCTCATTCAGGATGTTGAAAAAGTCCAACATCAGCTTCGCCTTTTCTCCCATTTTCCCCATAATGACGCCGAAAGAGACAAAGAACCCGATCAAGCCTGTCAGAGAGCATTCACGTTGAGGACGTTCCAGACCGGGACGGGGAACGGAAGCAGGAACACCTACCCAACACGTTCATCCCGCCCTTGAACTGGAGCGACCTTTTGACCGAGACTTGTGGAGGTCCTCTGGTCCTGTTCGTGGGCACTTGGACTTTGGAGGTGACCGTCTGTATCTGGACAGAAGACTGCTGATTGGTGATTTTTCACGCTGGACGGAATCCTTTGGGAGACTCCTACCTGCTGAAAACACGCCTGGACCAGGTTCTCTGGGAAAAGGTTTCGGATGAGATCGAAGACCGCGTCCATGCTGGACACCTCGTCGTTCTTCTTTCCCTGCCCGAGATTGGCCCTGAGCTTGGGGTTCCCTGGATGGATGAGCAGCACCAGGACCACGCCCAGGAACGCGGCGATCACCGTCGTGGACATGTAGTACACCATCGCCCTCGTGCCCAAGCGCCCGCTGGATTTGGCATCCAAACCGGCAAGTCCTGTTGGAACAGGAGACTAAGAAGGTCTTCGAAATGAAATCCCCGACGTGGTGCTGCAAAGGATTCTGGGTAAAGAGCTCCAGCATTCACACAATCACTTCCATCGATTAGAAATCTGGGATTCAGCGTGTGGCCTGCCGGGCCGGGAGATCGCCGGACGACCTCCCGATACGATGACGAGtctttgagcccccccccccccccccccccattcagatAAGAGGTGCTGCTAAGCTAATTACACTTTTACACGAGACAATTGGACGACGCTTTGAGTCCAGACTTGGCTCCTCGGTTcactcgtggggggggggggggtacatatgaggggggggggggtcatttaccGAGGCTGATTGACCTTTAGACAATAATTACGCTGAGAAAACAACTTCTAATCTCGTGAATCGCCTCACAGTGACGATGGCGAGCAGATTATTCACAAAGGATTTAATGGATTACTAATCAGAGGCGTAAAGTATGTGAAACCAGCCAATGGCGTTGTGACCTCCATCAGCGCCGTGGCAACCCAACAACCTGAATAACCCCGCCCACTCCCCATATCGTCTCGCTTCACCCACCTGTGACCAGACTGGAAACAATAAGAGGCAGAATTAGCATCTTCAGCATCCTCATCAGGACCTCCCCAGGGAAGGCGATGATCGTAACGACATCAGGGGGGAGGGGCGAAATGTGCCGCAGCAGCATTCCAGCGGTGGAGCCCAGAAAaacacctgagcaggtgagaaAGCACAAATCAAGCACAAACAGCCAATACACCGACATCTGTGGAAAGAAAGGGGGCGCTCTGCATCAGGTCTCAGGTCCAAGAAAggggggcgctctgcatcaggtctcaggtccaagaaagggggcgctctgcatcaggtctcaggtccaagaaaggggggcgctctgcatcaggtctcaggtccaagaaagggggcgctctgcatcagggtctcaggtccaagaaaggggggcgctctgcatcagggtctcaggtccaagaaagggggcgctctgcatcaggtctcaggtccaagaaaggggggcgctctgcatcaggtctcgggtccaagaaaggggggcgctctgcatcagggtctcaggtccaagaaaggggggcgctctgcatcaggtctcaggtccaagaaaggggggcgctctgcatcaggtctcaggtccaagaaaggggggcgctctgcatcagggtctcaggtccaagaaaggggggcactctgcatcaggtctcaggtccaagaaaggggggcgctctgcatcaggtctcgggtccaagaaaggggggcgctctgcatcaggtctcaggtccaagaaaggggggcgctctgcatcaggtctcaggtccaagaaagggggcgctctgcatcagggtctcaggtccaagaaaggggggcgctctgcatcagggtctcaggtccaagaaaggggggcgctctgcatcaggtctcaggtccaagaaaggggggcgctctgcatcaggtctcaggtccaagaaaggggggcgctctgcatcagggtctcaggtccaagaaaggggggcgctctgcatcaggtctcgggtccaagaaaggggggcgctctgcatcagggtctcaggtccaagaaaggggggcgctctgcatcaggtctcgggtccaagaaaggggggcgctctgcatcaggtctcaggtccaagaaaggggggcgctctgcatcaggtctcaggtccaagaaaggggggcgctctgcatcaggtctcaggtccaagaaaggggggcgctctgcatcaggtctcaggtccaagaaaggggggcgctctgcatcaggtctcgggtccaagaaaggggggcgctctgcatcaggtctcgggtccaagaaaggggggcgctctgcatcaGGTCTCAGGTCCGCCCCCTCAGCCAGAGACAAGCCGATGTCGCTGTTCACCTGGTCAATAAAGGTTTCACGGTCAGCGAAACGCTGGCTTTCCCTTCCTACCTCTCTTAACTCCAGACGCAGACGCTCATGACCTTGGACCTTGACCTTGGGCTATTTGAATGTGAAAGAAGGTGCGCCTGTACAATCGCATGCAGTCAGACAGAACCGAACAGAACCAGAGCCAGCCTCCAGATAGCGCTGGTTACCTGTTTGTGCCGTTGCATGCTGGGAGGGACTCCCGACACCCACACCTGGATGAACAGGAGTGTGAACGGACTGAAGCAGGACCCGAAACCTACCGAGGATTGTGAGCGTCAGAACCATGTTCTTCATGATTGTCTCACACAGGGTGACACAGAAGCTGTCAGAAGAGTCCTTTCTGGGCTCCAGGTGACTTTCGTCCATCCTCACCTCCACTTGCTTCTGCATTTTGTTGGCCCTgaaagaaggagagaggaagagtaaGTTCAGCCACACCACGTTCCTCAGCGATGGGCACCCCGGTCCGagcgtccttctacaggtgtgtgGTGGacagtgtcctctcatcctgcatcacggtgtggtacggcagctgctctgctgcagacaggaaggtcctgggacaggaaggtcctgggacaggaaggtcctgcagacaggaaggtcctgggacaggaaggtcctgcagacaggaaggtcctgcagacaggaaggtcctggaacaggaaggtcctgcagacaggaaggtcctgcagacaggaaggtcctgggacaggaaggtcctgggacaggaaggtcctgcagacaggaaggtcctgcagacaggaaggtcctggaacaggaaggtcctgcagacaggaaggtcctgcagacaggaaggtcctgggacaggaaggtcctgcagacaggaaggtcctgcagacaggaaggtcctgggacaggaaggtcctgcagacaggaaggtcctgggacaggaaggtcctgggacaggaaggtcctgcagacaggaaggtcctgggacaggaaggtcctgcagcaggtggtaaatcggcccaaaggacctCGGAGAGCAGCCTCCCCCCCGTCGGTGACatctacagcaggaggtgcaggaaaagggcaacctgcatcatgaaggaccccccccaccctgcacgcggactgtttgacccctcccatcatgaaggatcccccccaccctgcacgcggactgtttgaccccctcccatctggaaggaggttgcgcagcatcagggccagaaccagcAGGTTCAGGACCAGGTTCAGGACCAGGTTCTTCCCTGGTGCTGTGAGAGTTGTGGACAGTGGATAGCTCTGAGGTGGACTATCAGGTCTAACCGTAACCCGACTCGGGGATCTGGACTATCAGGTCTAACCGTAACCCGACTCGGGGATCTGGACTATCAGGTCTAACCGTAACCCGACTCGGGGATCTGGACTATCAGGTCTAACCGTAACCCGACTCGGGGATCTGGACTATCAGGTCTAACCGTAACCCGACTCGGGGATCTGTGCAATAAATAATGTGTCCATAttttgagagagaaaaaacaaaaggtttgCGCTGAAAGGCTGTTTGTTACGCGCCTGGATCCGGGACCTGAGTACTAGTTTTCGTTCCTTTCATGcgagtggtggggggggggggggggggggtgacaataACAcgttcttgattcttgattcttggtCAAACTCCGCCACACGAGGTGACGAAATTCAACGCACCCACTGTTGTGGGCCGAACAGATTCTACAGACCATTAGAAAAGATTACAGCCAATAAAATAAACTGGTGGTCCCACCCTCCAGCCCAGCAGCGCCACCAGGTGCCCTGGAGGACACATGTCCAGCCACCAAACAGCAAGATTGAGCACTGCTGATCCAAACATTATCCAACCTGGCCCCTCCCacggagaacctcagcatcctcatctcctccactcatagctccgcctcctgtcttttcctcagagacactttctctaagccgtccatcatggctgtcctcaccactgtcttgtagacctgtcccttcgtcctatcgtCCTCCCCCCTTTCCAGCCTGCCTgaacatcacttcctgtccatattcaataaaataagacgACAGCAACACCAAGCTATGTGGACAGAAGCGTGTCCTTCAACAGCCCCGTGGAGAAGACCAGTCCTTTCGTCATGAAGTAGATGTCAGGATGTTGTGATGCTTTTTATAAttagtgaatgaatgaagtcagCATGGAACAATAAGGATGAACTTTATTATCCGCTAATTATTCCACTTCAGATCCTGGTCTCTGCGTGAACGTAGAACATTCAGGTGTGCCGTGGTCAGACCCTCGCCTGGTCTTACTGCCTCATCATGTCACCGACGCCACACGCATGTCTGGTTTGTTGGGAGGTGGCTTgaggatcagccccccccccccccccccccagtgtggcCTTTAAGTCCTCTGTAGCGTTATGCAACAGCGAATGTCCCGTGTCCTTTCGACAGTCTGGAACGTCAGGACGATCGCTCCTAGAATAAGAACTCTGGCAGTCGCTGCAAGatagaagaaagagaagaaggccGTGCTtggtgggggggcggagctctTGTAATATTCTTGCACCGTTCAATAACATTTGATAAGCAATCGAACAGGAAACGAGGTGGAGTCGATCCCAGCAGTCCGactcgctgtgctgcagcatTAATGGGCCTTGAGCCTTTAAAGAGGATAGAATCAAGTGATTGGGTTACGCAACACACCGCCGCCTCCCCCGAGGCCATCGTGCAGGAAACGCCAtgccagagcagaaccagagcagcgccagagcagaaccagagcagaaccagagcagcgccagagcagagccagagcagaaccagagccagagcagagccagagcagagccagagcagcgccagagcagagccagagcagaaccagaaccagagccagagcagaaccagagcagcgccagagcagaaccagagcagaaccagagcagcgccagagcagagccagagcagaaccagaaccagagccagagcagagccagagcagagccagagcagagccagagcagaaccagaaccagagccagagcagagccagagcagagccagagcagagccagagcagaaccagaaccagagccagagcagaaccagagcagcgccagagcagagccagagcagagccagagcagcgccagagcagagccagagcagagccagagcagcgccagagcagagccagagcagaaccagaaccagagccagagcagaaccagagcagcgccagagcagagccagagcagaaccagagcagcgccagagcagagccagagcagagccagagcagcgccagagcagagccagagcagaaccagaaccagagccagagcagaaccagagcagcgccagagcagaaccagagcagaaccagagcagcgccagagcagagccagagcagaaccagaaccagagccagagcagagccagagcagaaccagaagcagagccagagcagagccagagcagagccagagcagcgccagagcagagccagagcagaaccagagcagaaccagagcagagccagagcagagccagagcagaaccagaaccagagccagagcagagccagagcggAACCAgaagcagagccagagcagagccagagcagcgccagagcagaaccagagcagagccagagcagagccagagcagagccagagcagaaccagagcagaaccagagcagagccagagcagaaccagagcagaaccagagcagagccagagcagagccagagcagaaccagagcagagccagagcagaaccagagccGAGccggagcagagccagagcagaaccagagcagaaccagagcagagccagagcagaaccagaaccagagccagagcagagccagagcagagccagagcagaaccagagcagagccagagcagaaccagagcagaaccagagcagaaccagagcagcgGCGAAGCGATCAGACATGATCCTGGAACCGTCTCCAGAACAGTCTCTGAGTCGCAGACAGATATTCAacattatgtacgaaggactttcaacggaaacaagaccgcaagaaatgctcctctgagacaggatgtgtgactgtacttgtactgtaatacatgctactgtgtgactgtacttgtactgtaatacgtgctactgtacttgtactgtaatacatgctactgtttgactgtacttgtactgtaatacatgctactgtgtgactgtacttgtactgtaatacatgctactgtgtgactgtacttgtactgtaatacatgctactgtgtgactgtacttgtactgtaatacatgctactgtgtgactgtacttgtactgtaatacatgctgctgtgtgactgtacttgtactgtaatacatgctactgtttgactgtacttgtactgtaatacatgctactgtgtgactgtacttgtactgtaatacatgctactgtttgactgtacttgtactgtaatacatgctactgtttgactgtacttgtactgtaatacgtgctgctgtgtgactgtacttgtactgtaatacgtgctgctgtgtgactgtacttgtactgtaatacatgctactgtttgactgtacttgtactgtaatacatgctactgtttgactgtacttgtactgtaatacatgctactgtgtgactgtacttgtactgtaatacatgctactgtgtactgtacttgtactgtaatacatgctactgtgtgactgtacttgtactgtaatacatgctactgtgtactgtacttgtactgtaatacatgctactgtgtgactgtacttgtactgtaatacatgctactgtgtgactgtacttgtactctaacattctatctaataaatatattcatcatcatcatcagacctGTCCAGCAGGTGTCGCTCTTGTACTACACGGTCATCGGTGCCACTGATTCATCGTGCATCAGAAACGCCTCCTCATTCaccagcagggaggagcagacaGGTGAACGGAGCAGGTGGGTCAGGAGCAGCCAAGACGCAAGGGCGGAGTCAGACCCCGAAGGTCATCAAAGTCCTGGCTGGCTGCCCCCTTGTTTTTACTCCGGAGAGGGGGGGCTCAATTTTAACATTCACCATAGCAtcaaacaaaggggggggggtcaaagggggCCAGAACGTAAACGTATTTAACCTCTGGGCAACCTTTTTGCGGGGGGGGTCTAAGAGCACATGGCGAACCATCCGTCCCCTGCAGTTCCACCGACCTCATGCTGCAACACCTGACGTGGACAGCAGGTGTCTATTATTAACTAATCTGCCCTGAGCCGCCCTAATccagaacacacgcacacacacacacacgcacacacac is a window encoding:
- the slc1a2a gene encoding excitatory amino acid transporter 2a, with amino-acid sequence MQKQVEVRMDESHLEPRKDSSDSFCVTLCETIMKNMVLTLTILGVFLGSTAGMLLRHISPLPPDVVTIIAFPGEVLMRMLKMLILPLIVSSLVTGLAGLDAKSSGRLGTRAMVYYMSTTVIAAFLGVVLVLLIHPGNPKLRANLGQGKKNDEVSSMDAVFDLIRNLFPENLVQACFQQTVTSKVQVPTNRTRGPPQVSVKRSLQFKGGMNVLGLIGFFVSFGVIMGKMGEKAKLMLDFFNILNEIVMKLVGAIMWYSPLGIACLICGKIISIADLEVVARQLGMYMVTVIVGLIIHGGIFLPLIYFLIVKKNPFKFFMGIFQAWVTALGTASSAGTLPVTFRCLEENLGIDKRVTRFVLPVGATINMDGTALYEAVAAIFIAQMNGISLDWGQIITVSMTATLASVGAASIPSAGLVTMLLILTAVGLPTQDISLLVAVDWLLDRFRTSVNVVGDSYGAGIVYHLSKDELDTFDSQQGRMDDLAMTRNQSFFHQSGDPNYAQPDSVLMDKVRFTLTDIETCM